Part of the Pseudodesulfovibrio mercurii genome is shown below.
GGCCATGATCACGCCCTCTCGGGCGGCTCGGGTCAGGACCTGGTTCATGTCGATCATCTGGGCGGCGTCCCAGATGCCGGCCAGCAGGGGGGTCAGGAGCAGGGCCATGAGCAGGGCGAATTCCATGACCGCGCTGCCGCGCCGGGTGTCTTGGTTCTTGCGCATGGCGTTACCTCTCGTGCGTCATCACGGCTGTGGCCGCGACCTGGCTGCACCGGTCTCTCAAGGACGGGATCAGGTTGTCGATGACCAGGAACTCGAAGGGCACGGACACGGTCACGTCCACGGGCTGGGACGGTTCGCGCGCGCCCACTTCCACAGAGGACTCCTGGCTGACGCCGCCCGCGGTCAGTTCTCGCTGGATCACGGTCTTGATCTGGTCGAGGGTCGGCTCGTTGAGCACGGCCATGCGCGCGCCTTCGAAGGCGGCGTCGCGGACCACGCCCTGGGTCCAGAAGAGCCGGGCCGCATCCATTATCCCCATCAACAGCAACAGAAAAACCGGCAGAAGCATGGCCATCTCCACGGCGGCCAGCCCGTGCCGCGTCTTCCTGCGCGTCTTGTTTAGTCTCATCATGGCATCCTCCAATTAAGGAATGTGCATTACGCATAGCAAGTGACATGCCATGTACGGGTGTAAAATAAAATTTATATCATATTGATATACTTGAATTAAAAAATGTGACCAAAAACCAAATCCCATCGTAAGCGCTGGCGCGTGTCCAGGAATGATGGAGTCGGGACCGTCCTGTGTCCATTAATTCTGGATTGAGACGAGCCGTTCCCAACCGTCCGAGACATCGGCCGGAGCAATGGAAAGGCGTGCGAAAAAGGGCGGCCCCGTGGTCGGGACCGCCCTGGCGGGTGCACGGTGGCGTGGGGAATCAGAACCGCTCGAAGGCGTCGTTCCCGTCGCCCATGTCCATGTCCAGACCCTGGACGGGTTCGGGGACCGCGCTTCGGTCGGCGCCCTTGGGCAGGGCTGCGGGCCGCGATCCGGATCTGGTCCCGGCCGGGGCCGGTCCGGCGGGCCGGAACCCGGCTTCCTGGCCGAGGTTGAAGAAGGCCATGGTCGTTTCGAGCCGCATGGCATGGGAGGACAGCTCCTCGGCCGTGGAGGCGATCTCCTCCGAGGAGCCCGCGTTGGTCTGGACCACGGAGTCGAGCTGCTGGAGGGCGGAGTTGATCTCGGAGGCGCCCGCGTTCTGCTCGTTGCTGGCCGCCGAGATCTCCTGGATCAGTTCGGCGGTCTCCTCGATGTTCGGGACGATGGAGTCGAGCATCTTCCCCGCGCGGGCGGCCACGTCCACGCTGGCGGCGGACAGCTCGCCGATCTCGGCGGCGGCGGTGCCGCTGCGTTCGGCCAGCTTGCGCACCTCGGCCGCGACCACGGCGAACCCCTTGCCCTGCTCGCCCGCCCGCGCGGCCTCGATGGCCGCGTTGAGGGCCAGCAGGTTGGTCTGCCGGGCGATCTCCTCGATGATGGAGATCTTTTCCGCGATCTGGGTCATGGCCTCCACGGTCCGGCGCACGGCCTCGCCGCCCTGGCGGGCCTCTTCGGCGGTGCGCATGGCGATTCCTCCGGTCTTGGAGGCGCCCTCGGAGTTCTGGCTGATGCTCGAGGACATCTCCTCCATGGAGGCCGACACCTCCTCCACGGCGGCGGCCTGCTGGGTGGCCCCCTGGCTCATGGACTGGGACGAGCCGGCCAGCTCCTCGGAGATGGCGGCCACGTTGGAGGCCGAGTCCTGGACGTCGAAGACGATGGCCCGGAGCTTGTCGATCATCGCCCCGATGGCCTTGGCCAGCTGGCCGATCTCATCCCCGCGGTTCACGTCCAGGTGTACGGTGAAGTCGCCACCGGCCAGGGACTCGGCCACCCGAGCGGCCCGCTTCATGACGGCGGCCAACCGGGTGGAGAAGACCAGGGTCAGGATCACCGAGGCCAGAATGAACAGGGCCGAGATGGCCACGTAGATCCAGATGGTCCGCTGCACCACCGCTCCGAGTTCGGCCATTTGCGTCTCGACGCGGGTCACTTCCAGCTGGCCGAGGCGGTCGATGGAGGAGCGCATGGCCGCGAAGGCCTTCATGCTCTCGTTCAGCTGGGTGATCCGCCGGAGGTTCTTGTCGGCGTTGGCCGTGGACAGGTCCACCACCTGGCGGCTGTGGGCGGCCCAGGTGTCGAGCATGGACAGGAACGAGGATTCCAGGCGCTGCCCCTCGGGGCCGAGGAGCCTGGCGCCCCTGGTCACGCGGTCGCGGGTCTGCTCCAGGTTCTCGGTGAACGCGTCGGCCTGCGCCTTGATCTGTGCGGGGTCGAGGCTGCGGATGATCAGGAGCTGGGCCACGTAGGCCTGGTAGGCGTCGCGGTCGGCGTTGAGGATCAGGCCGAGGGCCTCCTCGGCGCGCAGCCGTTCAGTCTCGGGCAGCAGGGGGCTTTTCAGGCGGTTTTCGGCGGTCTCGCCGAGTTGGTTGACGATCTCGCGCATGGCGTCGAAGGAGGCCAGGGCCGCCTGTTCCGCCTCGTTTCGGGTCAGGTTGGCGGCCAGGGTCTCGGTGGTCAGGGCGAGGATTGACCTGTTGTTGTTTTCCCAGGCCTGGAAGTTGCTCTTGAAGTCGGAGAAGTCCTTGTCCATGTCCGGGGTGAAGTTCGCGGCCGGGCCGGTGATCCGTTCCCAGGTCTGCTGCATGTTCTCGGCGCAGTCCGCCTTGTCCTTGTTCAGGGCCTCCTGGGAGGCGGCCTGTTGGGCCTGCTCGATGGCCGCCTGGGCCTGGTAGGCGTCGCGGTCGGCGTTTATCAGGGTGGCCTGATCCGTTTGCAGGCCGTTGACCATGGCCATGTGCGAATCGAGGATGCTGAAGCTGGTCAGCCCAACGGCGAATATGATCAGGATGGCGGACACCGGCAGGCCGGTGATCAAAAGCAGCTTCCATTTGATGCCCATATGCGTATCTCCCTGTGTTGGCGGGCCGGTCGGGGCTCGGTTTTGCCCAAATCGTATAGTCCGTTCGAAGAAATGCGCTATTAGAATATTGATGGCGGCGAATACACGGCGGTTTCGGCGAGGGGCGTGATTATTTCGCCCCTGCGGTGGAAAAAAAATGAAAAATGCGTAGGATGGTGAACAGGAATCGAACTGCAACCCTTAGCCTGAACAGAGGACGAAATGAAGAAACTGCTGATTGCGTTGACTGTCGTGTTTTGCTTCGGCGTGACCGCCGCCTTTGCCGTGGACGGCGGTGAACTGTACAAGAAACGGTGTGCGAACTGCCACCGCGACGGTACCGAATCCTCCCCGTCGGGCGGCGGCGCGGTCCTGAAGGGACAGTCCGCCAAGGAGATCGAGATGAAGCTCACGGGCTACCAGAACGGCACCTACGGCGGGGCCAAGAAGAAGACCATGGAACGCATGGTCTCCAAGTTCACCGCCGACGACATCAAGGCCCTGGCCGACTACATCGGTTCCCTCTAGGCGGGGCCGATGCGCTTCACGATTCCGTCGCTGCTGCTCGTCGTCCTGCTGGTCGCCCCGTGCTGGGCGACCGGCGGGACCGACGGCATGCCCCGTGACGCGTCCGCACAGTCGTCGGACCACGCGGGCCATGCGGACCGGACCATGACCGGGCAGCCCGTGGACGCCCCGCACGACCACGCCAAGATGATGGCCGAGGCCGAGGCCGAAGCCCCGGAAGCGCCTGTGGGCATCGTGGAGCACCTCGGCGCGCAGCTGCCGGACGTGCCCTTCGTGGACGCCGCAGGCAACCGGGTGAGCCTGCCGGAGCTGGCCGACGTGCCGCTCCTCCTCCTGCCCGTCTACTACCGCTGCCCGGACGTGTGCAGCCTGCTCCAGGGCTCGCTGGCCTCCATCCTGCCGGAGGTCAAGCTGACGCCCGGCAAGGAACTCAAGGTGGTCTCCCTGAGCTTCGACCCGCACGAGACGGTCAAGGACGCGGCCCGGGCCAAGCGCAACTACACGGCCATCGCGGGCGCGGCCTGGCCGGCCGAGGACTGGAGCTTCCTGACCGGGGACGAGGCCTCCATCAAGGCCACCCTGGCGGCCCTGGGCTTCACCGTGCGCAGGCAGGGCGGGCTGTGGGCCCACCCAGTGGCGGCCATCGCCGTGGCGCCCGGCGGCAAGGTGGTCCGCTACCTGTACGGTTCCACCTTCCTGCCCTTCGACATCACCATGGCCGGGGCCGAGGCGGCCCAGGGCAAGACCGGCCTGTCCGTGAAGCGGCTGCTCTCGTTCTGCTACAACTACGATCCCCAGGGGCGGCGCTACGTCTTCGACATCCTGCGCGTGTCCGGGTTCACCATCGTCGGGTTCGTGGCCGTCTTCCTGGCCTGGCTGCTGCTCGGCGGCAGGAAAAGGAAGAGGCGCTAGATGACGACGGACGCGGTGAACGCGGGGTTCATGGCACCGGGGGGCGGGTCCTGGGTCCGCGAGTGGCTGTTCACCGTTGACCACAAACGCATCGGCATGCTCTACCTGTGGTGCATCACGGCCTTCTTCGTGGTCGGCGTGTGCCTCGGCATGCTCATCCGGCTGGAGCTCTTCTGGCCGGGCAAGGACTTCATCGACCAGCAGACCTACAACGCGGTCTTCACCCTGCACGGGGTGATCATGATCTTCATCGTGGTCATCCCCTCCATCCCGGCGGCCTTCGGGAACATCTTCCTGCCCCTGCAGCTGGGGGCCGAGGACGTGGCCTTCCCCCGGCTGAACATGTTCTCCTTCTGGCTCTACGTCATCGGCGGGGCCACGGCGCTCGTCTCGCTGTTCACCGGCGGGGGCGCGCCCGACACGGGCTGGACCTTCTACGTGCCGTTCTCGGCGGTGACCACCACCAACGTGTCCGTGGCCGTGGCCGGGGTGTTCATCCTCGGCTTCTCGTCCATCCTCACGGGGCTGAATTTCATCGTCACCATCCACCGGCTGCGCGCGCCGGGGCTGACCTGGACCCGGCTGACCCTGTTCGCCTGGGCCCTGTACGCCACGGCCTGGATTCAGGTCCTGGCCACGCCCATCCTGTCCATCACCGTGGTCCTGATCGTGGTCGAGCGGCTGCTCGGCATGGGCATCTTCGACCCGGCGCGGGGCGGGGACCCGATCCTCTACCAGCACCTCTTCTGGATCTACTCCCACCCGGCGGTGTACATTATGATCCTGCCCGCCATGGGGGTCGTCTCGGACATCATCCCGGTCTTCTGCCGCAAGTCCATCTTCGGCTACAAGACCATCGTGGGCTCGTCCCTGGCCATCGCCTTCGCGGGCTCCCTGGTCTGGGCGCACCACATGTTCGTGTCCGGCATGTCCGACACGGCGGTCATGGTCTTCTCCTTCCTGACCTTCATCGTGGCCGTGCCCTCGGCCATCAAGGTCTTCAACTGGCTGTCCACCATGTACAAGGGGTCCATCCGGCTGGAGCCGCCGCTGGTCTTCGCGCTCGGCTTCATCCTGCTCTTCGCCATGGGCGGCATCACCGGCCTGGTGCTCGGCTCCGCGGGCACGGACATGCACGTCCACGACACCTACTTCGTGGTCGGCCATTTCCACTATGTCATCTTCGGCGGCACGGGCTTCGGCATGTTCGCCGCCATCCACTACTGGTTCCCCAAGATGTACGGCAGGATGTACAACCGCAGGCTGGCGACCACGGCGGCCCTGATCCTGATCGTCGGCCTGAACGGGCTGTACTTCCCCATGTACCTGCTCGGCCTGGAGGGCATGCCCCGGCGCTATTACGACTACCTGCCGCAGTTCACCTCCCTGCACCAGCTGTCCACCTACGGCTCGTGGATCACCTTCGTGGGGCTCGCGCTCATGCTCGGGAACCTGATCCATTCGCGCTACCGGGGCGAGCCCGTGGGCCGCAACCCGTGGAAGGCGGCCACCCTGGAGTGGACCCTGCCGTCCCCGCCGCCCACGCACAACTTCGACACCGAGCCGGTGGTCACCCACGGGCCCTACGACTTCAGCGAAGCGAGGGACGATGACGGCGCATAGGGACGACCTCGGGGCCAAGATGGGCATGTGGATCTTCCTGTTCACGGAGATCCTGCTCTTCGGCGGCCTGTTCGTGCTCTATTCGGTGACGCTCGGCCGCTACCCCACGGAGTTCCACGAGGCGAGCAGGCTGCTGGACGTGACCCTGGGGACCACCAACACCGTGGTCCTGATCACCTCGAGCCTGTTCGCGGCCCTGTCCGTGGTCGGCCTGCGGAAGGGCAGCCCCCGGACGGCCAAGGCGTGCATGGCGGTCACCCTGGCCCTGGCCTGCTGCTTCCTGGTCATCAAGTATTTCGAGTGGTCCCACAAGATTCACGCGGGCATCTACCCCGGCGGGGAGACGCTCATCCAGTGGGAGCCGGGCAAGCAGGCCTTCTTCTCCCTCTACTATACCATGACCGGCCTGCACGGCCTGCACGTGATCATCGGCATGGGCGTGTTCCTGTGGGTCTGGACCCGCATGGCGGCGGGCGCCTGCACCCCGGATCACTTCGTGGCCCTGGAGAACGCCGGGCTGTACTGGCACCTGGTGGACCTCATCTGGATCTACCTCTTTCCGCTCTATTACCTTATCACCTAGGCGGAGGCGGCATGAACGAACACGAGCAGACGAAACGCCACGGGCCGGGCTACGGCCTGTTCATCGCGGTCTGGGCCGCGCTCATGGTCCTGACGGCCGTCACCGTGGAGGTCTCGACCATCCACCTGGGCTTCCTGAACGTGGTCGCGGCCATGGCCATCGCCTCGGTCAAGGCGTCCCTGGTGGTCTTTTTCTTCATGCACCTCAAGTATGAGAACCGGACCCTCAAGATCATGGTTCTGGTGGCCTTCGTCATCCTGGCCATCTTCATCGGATTCACCTTTTTCGACACGGCGAACAGGTAGGCCATGTATCCGCAGATATTCAGCGCGGCCAGACAGGTGGACCAGGCCTTCCTGATCATTCTCGGGTTCGCCGTGTTCATCCTGGTGGCCGTGACCGCGACCATGCTCTGGTTCCTGTGGCGCTACAACTGGCGGCGCAATCCGGTACCCACGGACATCAAGGGGTCCGTGGGCCTGGAGATTCTCTGGACCGTCCTGCCCACCCTGATCGTGCTCGGCCTGTTCTGGACCGGCTGGACCTCGTTCAAGGCCATGCGGACCATCCCGGAAGGGGCCATGACCGTGGCCGTGGAGGGGCGCATGTGGTCCTGGCGGTTCACCTACGGAAACGGCAAGACCTCCGGGGAGCTGGTCATCCCGGTGGACACCCCGGTCAAGCTGACCCTGACCACCCGCGACGTGATCCACTCCTTCTACGTCCCGGCCATGCGCGTGAAGTGGGACCTGGTGCCGGGCATGGACACCGACGCCTGGATTCAGTCCGACACCGTGGGCGACTACGACATCTTCTGCGCAGAGTACTGCGGGCTCAAGCACGCGGACATGATCACCATCCTGCGGGTGGTGGACAAGGCGGAGTTCGAGACCTGGCTGAACGGCCGGGACGAGCCCGAGGAGGAGGAACTGGGCCTCTCCCTGCTTGAGGAGTACGGCTGCTTCGAGTGCCATTCCCAGGACCTCTCCGCCGAGAACGCCCCGAGCCTGCTCGACCTGGGCGGCAGGCGGGAGACCGTGATCCTGCGCGACGGCACGGAAAAGACGATCACGCCCGACGCCGCGTACATCCGTCAGTCCGTGCGCGACCCCGGCGCGGCCCTGGTCAAGGGGTGGGACGACGGCATGCCGCCCTATGGGGACGAGCTGTCCGACGCACAGCTGGACATCATGGCCGCCTACCTGCTCAAGGGCGGCAAGGCCGAGGACAAGGGCGCGGCCCTGGCCGACGAACTCGGCTGCCTGGGCTGCCATACGGCCACGGGCGAGGACGACGTGGGCCCGACCTTCCTCGGCCTGTACGGGGCCGAGCGCAAGGGCAGGACCGCCGACGGCAAGCCCTACGCCCTCAAGGCGGACGACGACTACATCCGCCGGGCCATCACCGATCCCTCGGCCAACGTGCCCGACGGGTTCGACGACGGCATGCCCGCCTTCGACGACCTGGACGCCGCGTCCGTGGACCAGCTCCTCGGCTATATCAGATCCCTGGGCAAGGAGGGCGACCAATGATCGCGGACCGGCTCGCGTCCATGGCGGCCCTGATCCGGCCCAAGGTCAGCCTGGCCGTGGCGGCCGGGAGCCTGTTCGGCGCGCTCTACCACGGCCATCTCCACGGCGGCGTGCAGATGGGTGCTGCCTTCACTGCGGCGGCCGGGGCCTTCCTGCTCTGCGGCGGGTGCTCGGCCCTGAACCAGGTCCAGGAGCGCGGGCGCGACGCGCGCATGGCCCGCACCCGGGAGCGACCCCTGGCCTCGGGGCGCATGACGCCGGGACGGGGGGCGCTCCGGGCCGGGCTGTTCGGCGGGGCCGGGCTGCTGCTCTTTTTTCTGGCCGGGGGGTGGCCCGTGCTGCTCGCCGGGCTCGCGGTGGTCGCGGTCTACAACGGGCTGTACACCCCGCTGAAGACGGTCTCGCCCACGGCCCTGCTGGCCGGAGGCGTGGCCGGGGCCGCGCCTCCCCTGACCGGCTGGCTGGCCGCCGGGGGGCCCGTGCTCGACCCGCACATTCTGGGGGTCACGGCCATCTTCTATCTCTGGCAGGTGCCGCATTTCTGGCTGCTGGCCGAGAAGCACCGCGCGGACTACATTCGGGCCGGGTTCGCCGTGCTCGGGCCGGGCCTGGACCCGAAGCTCCGGGCCGGGCTCATGGGCGTCTGGGTAGCGGCCTATTTCACGGCGCTCGGCTGCTTCGCGGGGCTGGCCGGACCGGCCTCCCTGCGGGCCTTCGTCCCGCCAGTCCTGCTCCTGGCCGGGGCGGCCGCCGCCTGGCTGGCCGCGTCGGACCACCCGCGCCCCGCCCTGGCGGCCATGCATTGCTCCCTGCCCCTGGGGCTCGCCACGCTCCTCCTCGCCACCACCTGAGCCCTCAAGGACGACCATGCTCTGGATTCATCCCCTGCTCCAACTCGCGGCCCTGCTCCTCGGCGTCCACGTCCTGCGCATGGGCGTCAACCGGTTCCGCTTCCAGCACCTGAAACGCAAGTGCGCCTTCGACTGGAAGGGGCATGTCCGGTACGGCAAGATCGTGGTCTGGACCTGGCTGGCGGGGCTGGTGATCGGGGCGTACGCGGCCGAGCGGGCCTGGGGCACGGCGGGACTGACCGGGCCGCATCACGCGGTCGGCCTGATCATGCTGCCGCTCCTTCTGGCCGGGCTGGTCACTGGCTTCATCCTGCAGAAGCCGAGCGGCAAGCGGCCCGGCCTGGCCCTGGCCCACGGCGCGGCCAACGCGGCCGCCTTCGCCCTGGCCCTGTACCAGGTCTGGTCCGGCGCGGAGGCCGTCCGCCTCCTGCTGCTCGGCTAGTCCGGGCTAGTCCTCGAGAAAGTAGTCCACGCTGGTGACCACCCGGACCTTCTTGATCTCCGGGGTGTACTGGTCGCGGTCCTGGAGGGAGAAATACCCCTGGGAGGCGCGGCGGATGCCGCCCACGCGGGAGCCGGAGTCCTCGGCGAACTGCCGGGCCGCGTCCCGTGCGTTGCGGGTGGCCTCGGCGATCATGTCCGGCTTGACGGCGTTCAGGCCGGTGAAGGCGAAGGTCGGGCGGAACTCGTAGTTCTGGACCAGGAGCACCCCGCGCGGGACCAGCTCGCCGGCCACGGACATGGCCTTCTTG
Proteins encoded:
- a CDS encoding TadE family protein, which gives rise to MMRLNKTRRKTRHGLAAVEMAMLLPVFLLLLMGIMDAARLFWTQGVVRDAAFEGARMAVLNEPTLDQIKTVIQRELTAGGVSQESSVEVGAREPSQPVDVTVSVPFEFLVIDNLIPSLRDRCSQVAATAVMTHER
- a CDS encoding SCO family protein, whose product is MRFTIPSLLLVVLLVAPCWATGGTDGMPRDASAQSSDHAGHADRTMTGQPVDAPHDHAKMMAEAEAEAPEAPVGIVEHLGAQLPDVPFVDAAGNRVSLPELADVPLLLLPVYYRCPDVCSLLQGSLASILPEVKLTPGKELKVVSLSFDPHETVKDAARAKRNYTAIAGAAWPAEDWSFLTGDEASIKATLAALGFTVRRQGGLWAHPVAAIAVAPGGKVVRYLYGSTFLPFDITMAGAEAAQGKTGLSVKRLLSFCYNYDPQGRRYVFDILRVSGFTIVGFVAVFLAWLLLGGRKRKRR
- the coxB gene encoding cytochrome c oxidase subunit II; its protein translation is MYPQIFSAARQVDQAFLIILGFAVFILVAVTATMLWFLWRYNWRRNPVPTDIKGSVGLEILWTVLPTLIVLGLFWTGWTSFKAMRTIPEGAMTVAVEGRMWSWRFTYGNGKTSGELVIPVDTPVKLTLTTRDVIHSFYVPAMRVKWDLVPGMDTDAWIQSDTVGDYDIFCAEYCGLKHADMITILRVVDKAEFETWLNGRDEPEEEELGLSLLEEYGCFECHSQDLSAENAPSLLDLGGRRETVILRDGTEKTITPDAAYIRQSVRDPGAALVKGWDDGMPPYGDELSDAQLDIMAAYLLKGGKAEDKGAALADELGCLGCHTATGEDDVGPTFLGLYGAERKGRTADGKPYALKADDDYIRRAITDPSANVPDGFDDGMPAFDDLDAASVDQLLGYIRSLGKEGDQ
- a CDS encoding methyl-accepting chemotaxis protein, whose protein sequence is MGIKWKLLLITGLPVSAILIIFAVGLTSFSILDSHMAMVNGLQTDQATLINADRDAYQAQAAIEQAQQAASQEALNKDKADCAENMQQTWERITGPAANFTPDMDKDFSDFKSNFQAWENNNRSILALTTETLAANLTRNEAEQAALASFDAMREIVNQLGETAENRLKSPLLPETERLRAEEALGLILNADRDAYQAYVAQLLIIRSLDPAQIKAQADAFTENLEQTRDRVTRGARLLGPEGQRLESSFLSMLDTWAAHSRQVVDLSTANADKNLRRITQLNESMKAFAAMRSSIDRLGQLEVTRVETQMAELGAVVQRTIWIYVAISALFILASVILTLVFSTRLAAVMKRAARVAESLAGGDFTVHLDVNRGDEIGQLAKAIGAMIDKLRAIVFDVQDSASNVAAISEELAGSSQSMSQGATQQAAAVEEVSASMEEMSSSISQNSEGASKTGGIAMRTAEEARQGGEAVRRTVEAMTQIAEKISIIEEIARQTNLLALNAAIEAARAGEQGKGFAVVAAEVRKLAERSGTAAAEIGELSAASVDVAARAGKMLDSIVPNIEETAELIQEISAASNEQNAGASEINSALQQLDSVVQTNAGSSEEIASTAEELSSHAMRLETTMAFFNLGQEAGFRPAGPAPAGTRSGSRPAALPKGADRSAVPEPVQGLDMDMGDGNDAFERF
- the ctaD gene encoding cytochrome c oxidase subunit I; amino-acid sequence: MTTDAVNAGFMAPGGGSWVREWLFTVDHKRIGMLYLWCITAFFVVGVCLGMLIRLELFWPGKDFIDQQTYNAVFTLHGVIMIFIVVIPSIPAAFGNIFLPLQLGAEDVAFPRLNMFSFWLYVIGGATALVSLFTGGGAPDTGWTFYVPFSAVTTTNVSVAVAGVFILGFSSILTGLNFIVTIHRLRAPGLTWTRLTLFAWALYATAWIQVLATPILSITVVLIVVERLLGMGIFDPARGGDPILYQHLFWIYSHPAVYIMILPAMGVVSDIIPVFCRKSIFGYKTIVGSSLAIAFAGSLVWAHHMFVSGMSDTAVMVFSFLTFIVAVPSAIKVFNWLSTMYKGSIRLEPPLVFALGFILLFAMGGITGLVLGSAGTDMHVHDTYFVVGHFHYVIFGGTGFGMFAAIHYWFPKMYGRMYNRRLATTAALILIVGLNGLYFPMYLLGLEGMPRRYYDYLPQFTSLHQLSTYGSWITFVGLALMLGNLIHSRYRGEPVGRNPWKAATLEWTLPSPPPTHNFDTEPVVTHGPYDFSEARDDDGA
- a CDS encoding c-type cytochrome, with the protein product MKKLLIALTVVFCFGVTAAFAVDGGELYKKRCANCHRDGTESSPSGGGAVLKGQSAKEIEMKLTGYQNGTYGGAKKKTMERMVSKFTADDIKALADYIGSL
- a CDS encoding cytochrome C oxidase subunit IV family protein, producing MNEHEQTKRHGPGYGLFIAVWAALMVLTAVTVEVSTIHLGFLNVVAAMAIASVKASLVVFFFMHLKYENRTLKIMVLVAFVILAIFIGFTFFDTANR
- a CDS encoding UbiA family prenyltransferase; protein product: MIADRLASMAALIRPKVSLAVAAGSLFGALYHGHLHGGVQMGAAFTAAAGAFLLCGGCSALNQVQERGRDARMARTRERPLASGRMTPGRGALRAGLFGGAGLLLFFLAGGWPVLLAGLAVVAVYNGLYTPLKTVSPTALLAGGVAGAAPPLTGWLAAGGPVLDPHILGVTAIFYLWQVPHFWLLAEKHRADYIRAGFAVLGPGLDPKLRAGLMGVWVAAYFTALGCFAGLAGPASLRAFVPPVLLLAGAAAAWLAASDHPRPALAAMHCSLPLGLATLLLATT
- a CDS encoding cytochrome c oxidase subunit 3 family protein — its product is MTAHRDDLGAKMGMWIFLFTEILLFGGLFVLYSVTLGRYPTEFHEASRLLDVTLGTTNTVVLITSSLFAALSVVGLRKGSPRTAKACMAVTLALACCFLVIKYFEWSHKIHAGIYPGGETLIQWEPGKQAFFSLYYTMTGLHGLHVIIGMGVFLWVWTRMAAGACTPDHFVALENAGLYWHLVDLIWIYLFPLYYLIT